The Anoxybacillus amylolyticus DNA segment GTCATCTTTGCCGCTGGCACAGGGAATCCTTACTTTTCAACCGATACGACCGCTGCATTGCGCGCTGCTGAAATTGAAGCAGATGTCATTTTAATGGCGAAAAATAATGTTGACGGTGTCTATAGCGCTGACCCAAAAGTCGACCAAAACGCAGTGAAATACGATGAACTATCGTATTTAGACGTTATCAAACAGGGGCTTGGCGTCATGGATTCGACCGCTTCATCGTTATGCATGGATAACGACATTCCACTTATTGTATTTTCCATTATGGAAGAAGGCAATATCAAACGAGCCGTTCTTGGCGAAAATATTGGAACAGTTGTAAGGGGGAAATAATGATGGCAAAACAAGTACTCACAGCAACAAAAGAAAAAATGGATAAAGCTGTTCAAGCGTTTACTCGCGAGTTAGCAAGCGTTCGTGCCGGCAGAGCAAACCCAGCCCTATTGGAAAAAATTACAGTCGACTACTATGGAATGCCAACACCGATTAATCAGCTAGCAGGCATCCACGTACCAGAAGCGCGCTTGCTTGTCATTCAGCCGTACGACAAATCGATTTTAAAAGACATTGAAAAATCGATTTTAGCTTCTGATTTAGGATTGACTCCTTCCAACGACGGCTCTGTTATTCGCATTGCGATTCCACCACTAACAGAGGAGCGTCGTCGTGAACTTGTGAAAGTCGTGAAAAAATATTCCGAAGACGCAAAAGTAGCGGTACGGAACATTCGCCGCGATGCGAACGACGAGTTGAAAAAGCTCGAGAAAAACGGGGAAATTACTGAAGATGAGTTGCGTAGCTACACAGACGACGTGCAAAAACTAACAGACGACCATATTACAAAAATTGATGCTATTACAAAAGATAAAGAAAAAGAAATTATGGAAGTTTAATCCCTTATGACAAAAAACCCTCTATGTGCCAAGAGGGTTTTTTTGCTATAATGAAAAAGCGACATGAGGTGCATGTTTGACGAAATGATGGCTTCTTGATTACACTAGCCTCATAGTGAATGGAAACAATCGAGAAAACGGAGGACTAGGATGTTTAATAAACTTTGGAAAGGTCATAAACCACTTTCTACGGAATACACGAAAGAAGAGGTGTTACGGCACCCAATTCCGGAACATGTGGCGATTATTATGGATGGAAACGGACGCTGGGCGAAAAAGAGGTCGTTGCCGCGCGTTGCCGGTCATTATGAAGGAATGCAAGTCGTTCGAAAAATTACGCGGTTTGCCAATGAACTAGGCATTAAAGTGTTAACGCTCTATGCGTTTTCTACAGAAAATTGGAAGCGTCCGAAGCAGGAAGTCGATTATTTAATGAAGCTTCCAGAGCAATTTTTGACGACATTTTTGCCTGAACTAATCGAAGAAAATGTCAATGTCCGCGTCATTGGAAATCGTGAGCAGCTTCCAGAGCATACGCGTCGTGCGGTAGAAAAAGCGATGGAAGAAACGAGACATAATACAGGGCTTATTTTAAACTTTGCACTCAATTACGGCAGTCGCCGAGAACTTACGTATGCAATGAAAGAAATTGCCAAACAAGTGGCAAAAGGACAATTAGCACCGGAGGAAATTACCGAAGACGTCATCGCTTCGTATTTAATGACAAAAGATTTAAAAGACCCTGATTTACTTATTCGGACGAGCGGAGAAATTCGCTTAAGCAATTTTATGCTTTGGCAGCTGGCGTATACAGAGTTTTGGTTTACGGATGTGCTCTGGCCAGATTTTACGGAACAACATTTATTACAAGCGGTCGCAGAATTTCAGCAGCGTGGCCGACGATTTGGAGGCGTATAACGAGAATGAAGCAACGAATCATCACAGGTGTAATTGCCGCTGCCCTTTTTTTACCGGTTGTTATTTTTGGCGGCATTCCTTTTATTGTCGTAACATATGTATTAGCAACGATTGGCTTGTTTGAATTATTGCGGATGAAAAATATGAAGCTTCTTTCGAGCGTTGGTGTGATAAGTACGTTATTAGTGTGGGGATTGCTTGCGCGTGAATCGTGGCTTTTGCCGTTAACGAAACTAGACTTGGTTTTACTTATCGCCCTTTTCTTGCTTATTTATACGGTGACGACAAAAAATCGCTTTACGTTTGATGATGCGGCGTTTGTCATGTTGTCTAGTCTTTATGTTGGCTTTGGATTTCATTACTTTATGGAGACACGTTTAGCCGGTCTTTCCCTTATGTTTTACGCGCTATTTATCATTTGGGCGACCGATACAGGGGCATATTTTACAGGCCGAGCGCTCGGAAGACGGAAGCTTTGGCCGGAGATTAGCCCAAATAAAACAGTGGAAGGATCGGTTGGTGGCACGATTTGTGCGTTAATCGTTGCTCTTATTTATCAATGGTTTACCGATTCTTTTGCGGACATTCCGCTTATGCTTGTGATGACGCTCGTACTTTCGGCCGTTGGACAGATGGGAGATTTAGTCGAATCCGCGTTTAAGCGACATTATGGGGTAAAAGATTCAGGTAATCTTTTGCCTGGTCATGGCGGCATTTTAGATCGATTTGATAGCTTATTATTTATGTTACCGATTTTGCATCTTTTCTTAACAATGATGTAGTGGGAGTGGATACGTTGAAGTATATTAGTTTATTAGGTGCGAGCGGCTCAATTGGAAAGCAAACGCTAGATGTCATTGATGCGCATCGAGAAAAATTTCGCCTCATCGCTTTATCGGTCGGAAAAAATGTGGAAGCGGCGAAACAGGCGATTGACCAATTTCAGCCCGAACTTGTTGCCGTCGCTGACTGGGAGTCGTTTTCTGCACTGCGTGAGGAATATAACGGACACGTGAAAATCGTCGCTGGCGAAGAAGGAGTTATTGAAGTTGCCACCCATCCAAAAGCGGATATTGTGGTGAATGCAGTCGTCGGCAGCATTGGACTTTTGCCGACCTTAAAGGCAATCGAAGCGGGCAAGGCGATTGCTTTAGCAAACAAAGAAACGCTTGTTACTGCAGGACATATTGTCACAGAAGCAGCAATGAAGCATAATGTCGCGCTTCTTCCTGTTGATAGTGAACATTCAGCTATTTTTCAATGTTTGCAAGGAGAACAGCCGAAAACGATTGAGAAAATTATTTTAACAGCGTCAGGGGGAAGTTTCCGCGACCGAACACGTGAACAGCTTCGTCATGTAACAGTCGAAGAAGCGCTTCGTCATCCGAACTGGTCGATGGGAGCAAAAATTACGATTGATTCGGCGACGATGATGAATAAAGGGCTTGAAGTCATTGAAGCGCACTGGCTTTTTCAGTTGCCATATGAACAAATCGATGTATTATTACATAGAGAAAGTATCGTTCATTCGCTCGTTCAATTTCACGACAGCAGCATCATCGCTCAACTTGGAACACCGGATATGCGCGTTCCGATTCAATATGCACTTACTTATCCTGACCGGTTAGAATTAAAAGGAGTCAAAAAGCTACATTTAGCAGAAGTCGGGAAGCTTCATTTCGACGCAGTTGATTTTGATCGT contains these protein-coding regions:
- a CDS encoding isoprenyl transferase, with product MFNKLWKGHKPLSTEYTKEEVLRHPIPEHVAIIMDGNGRWAKKRSLPRVAGHYEGMQVVRKITRFANELGIKVLTLYAFSTENWKRPKQEVDYLMKLPEQFLTTFLPELIEENVNVRVIGNREQLPEHTRRAVEKAMEETRHNTGLILNFALNYGSRRELTYAMKEIAKQVAKGQLAPEEITEDVIASYLMTKDLKDPDLLIRTSGEIRLSNFMLWQLAYTEFWFTDVLWPDFTEQHLLQAVAEFQQRGRRFGGV
- a CDS encoding phosphatidate cytidylyltransferase, with translation MKQRIITGVIAAALFLPVVIFGGIPFIVVTYVLATIGLFELLRMKNMKLLSSVGVISTLLVWGLLARESWLLPLTKLDLVLLIALFLLIYTVTTKNRFTFDDAAFVMLSSLYVGFGFHYFMETRLAGLSLMFYALFIIWATDTGAYFTGRALGRRKLWPEISPNKTVEGSVGGTICALIVALIYQWFTDSFADIPLMLVMTLVLSAVGQMGDLVESAFKRHYGVKDSGNLLPGHGGILDRFDSLLFMLPILHLFLTMM
- the dxr gene encoding 1-deoxy-D-xylulose-5-phosphate reductoisomerase, whose amino-acid sequence is MDTLKYISLLGASGSIGKQTLDVIDAHREKFRLIALSVGKNVEAAKQAIDQFQPELVAVADWESFSALREEYNGHVKIVAGEEGVIEVATHPKADIVVNAVVGSIGLLPTLKAIEAGKAIALANKETLVTAGHIVTEAAMKHNVALLPVDSEHSAIFQCLQGEQPKTIEKIILTASGGSFRDRTREQLRHVTVEEALRHPNWSMGAKITIDSATMMNKGLEVIEAHWLFQLPYEQIDVLLHRESIVHSLVQFHDSSIIAQLGTPDMRVPIQYALTYPDRLELKGVKKLHLAEVGKLHFDAVDFDRYRCLQFAYEAGKKGGSLPTVLNAANEEAVGAFLSGRISFLMIEELIERALARHTIIQQPTLDDIRAVDEETRRYIRSLLT
- the frr gene encoding ribosome recycling factor produces the protein MAKQVLTATKEKMDKAVQAFTRELASVRAGRANPALLEKITVDYYGMPTPINQLAGIHVPEARLLVIQPYDKSILKDIEKSILASDLGLTPSNDGSVIRIAIPPLTEERRRELVKVVKKYSEDAKVAVRNIRRDANDELKKLEKNGEITEDELRSYTDDVQKLTDDHITKIDAITKDKEKEIMEV